The Synechocystis sp. PCC 6714 nucleotide sequence TGTTATCGGCAACCGGAAATGGATGGTCTGCTTAATTCCCTCTATTCTGCTCGGTCGGTGCTAGTCACCTCTGGGGAAGGCATGGGCAAAACCTACTTGGTGCGCCGGGTCTGGGAACGGTTGTTAGCAGAGGGGGTGGTGTGCGAATACTTTGAACCCGCAACACCCAAGACGGTCTTAATGGCGATCGCCGACATGGCCGGGGTCGATATTAAAAATCTGGAAGGACGGAGCAAAACGGTGGAAGTGCTTAAGCAGGAGTTAATCCAATGGTTCAGCGTTAATCGGGCGGTGTTGATCTTTGACGATGCCCATTACCTGGAAGTGAAGTTTCGGCTTTGGCTCAAGAAGCTCAAGGATGTGGGGGTTCCCATTCTGTTGGCGGCCACCAATCCCCCCCGCACTGACCTGTTTATTTATGTGCCCCGCATCGAACTCAAGCCCCTCGCGGAATAAGTAGGGTTTGGTTGGCGATCAGATATAAATAGGGTAATATGCCAAAAGTTTCCACATATCGTTACTTTAAAGGGTGTTATACAGAAAGTTTCCGTATAATCAATAGTTAGCCTGGTTAAGTATCCATGGCAAGTGAAACATTAAGATTAATTTTTATTGTTAGGGTTTCGTCTCAAGTCAGCCTATTATGTCCACAAAGAAAAGAGCGATCACGCTAAATAAAAGTTAATCCACGAACGCATCAAAAACCCATAAATCAAGCTCACAAGCATTTCTTCATTACGTAGCACAACCAAGGAAAGAGAAACATGAGCACCATCACTACCAAAGACGGTACGGAAATTTACTACAAAGACTGGGGTTCTGGGCAACCGATCACGTTCAGCCACGGCTGGCCCTTGAGTGCGGACGCTTGGGAATCGCAGATGTTTTTTCTTGCCTCCCATGGCTACCGCTGTATTGCACACGATCGTCGTGGTCATGGACGATCAAGCCAACCATGGAATGGCAATGATATGGACACCTATGCTGACGATTTAGCAGAACTCTTCGAGGCTCTAGACCTAAAGGATGTGGTGATGATCGGTCACTCGACGGGTGGTGGAGAAGTGGCGCGTTTTATCGGACGACACGGCACTCAAAGGGTATCCAAGGCGGTGTTGATGGGGGCAGTGCCGCCGCTCATGCTCAAAACGGAGGCAAATCCGGGGGGGCTTCCCATTGAGGTCTTTGATGGCTTTCGCGCCGCATTTTTGGCTGATCGATCACAGTTCTTTCTGGATGTAGCAAGTGGTCCATTCTTTGGTTTCAATCGACCTGGTGCTAAAGTCTCCCAAGGACTGGTCTATTCATGGTGGATGCAAGGCATGATGGCTGGACATAAAAACGCCTATGATTGCATCAAGGCATTTTCGGAAACAGATTTCACTGAGGATTTGAAGAAGTTCGATGTGCCAACGCTGATTATTCATGGCGATGACGATCAGATCGTACCGATAGGTGCTTCCGCTCTACTGTCTGCGAAGCTTGTCAAGAATTCAATCTTAAAGATCTATCCCGGTGGATCGCACAGCCTAGGTGACATGAGTAGGGAACAGCTCAATGCCGACTTGCTAGAATTCGTTAAGTCCTGATGCTAAAGCGCTTACGTAATAAATTAAATTACTGTCAAAGATTCTGAATTGATGGTTCTCGTCAGTTTGTACCCGTTTCGGGTAGACCGTTCAAACTTAATACACACAACACTTACAATCGTGAAAAAACTGGACGGAAAAGTTGCAGTCGTCACAGGGGCATCTAAAGGAATCGGTGCCGAGATCGCCAAACATCTAGCAGGCGAAGGTGCAGCCGTGGTTGTCAACTACACATCGAGCAAAGAAGGAGCCGATCGCGTGGTTGACGAGATTGTCAGCACAGGTGGAAAGGCGATCGCCGTGCAGGCAAATGTTGCCAAAAAAGCAGAGATTCAACAGCTTTTTGCTGAGACGAAACAAGCCTTTGGCAAGCTCAATATCCTGGTCAATAATGCAGGCATCTACGAATTTTCTCCGCTTGAAGGCATCACAGAAGAGCATTTCTACAAGCAATTTGATCTGAATGTGCTGGGTTTGCTTTTGACCTCACAACAGGCAGTAAAGTCCTTTGGTGAAGAGGGCGGTAGCATTGTCAACATTAGTTCAATTGTTAGCACTCTGACACCCGCAAACAGCTTGGTCTATAACGCCACCAAAGCGGCAGTCGATGCCATTACGAAGTCACTCGCCAAAGAGTTGGGTTCACGCAATATTCGCGTTAACTCCATCAATCCTGGCATGGTAGAAACGGAAGGTGCTCGTACAGCAGGAATTACCGAAAGCGAAGGTCGCCGACAGGTTGAAGCGATAACTCCCCTCGGTCGAATCGGACAGCCGCAGGACATCGCCCCTGCTGTCGTCTTCTTGGCGTCTTCCGATTCAGCCTGGATCACTGGCGAAACGCTGTACATCACAGGTGGTCTTTATTAGTTAGAACGGCATTGAGTTGTTTGTCAATGAAGGGATAGGACAAATCCAAATAGGTGCGATGGTTTAT carries:
- a CDS encoding ATP-binding protein; translation: MDYQGKELPEESESGTIGGLEDYVQPQGNNCYRQPEMDGLLNSLYSARSVLVTSGEGMGKTYLVRRVWERLLAEGVVCEYFEPATPKTVLMAIADMAGVDIKNLEGRSKTVEVLKQELIQWFSVNRAVLIFDDAHYLEVKFRLWLKKLKDVGVPILLAATNPPRTDLFIYVPRIELKPLAE
- a CDS encoding alpha/beta fold hydrolase — its product is MSTITTKDGTEIYYKDWGSGQPITFSHGWPLSADAWESQMFFLASHGYRCIAHDRRGHGRSSQPWNGNDMDTYADDLAELFEALDLKDVVMIGHSTGGGEVARFIGRHGTQRVSKAVLMGAVPPLMLKTEANPGGLPIEVFDGFRAAFLADRSQFFLDVASGPFFGFNRPGAKVSQGLVYSWWMQGMMAGHKNAYDCIKAFSETDFTEDLKKFDVPTLIIHGDDDQIVPIGASALLSAKLVKNSILKIYPGGSHSLGDMSREQLNADLLEFVKS
- a CDS encoding glucose 1-dehydrogenase; amino-acid sequence: MKKLDGKVAVVTGASKGIGAEIAKHLAGEGAAVVVNYTSSKEGADRVVDEIVSTGGKAIAVQANVAKKAEIQQLFAETKQAFGKLNILVNNAGIYEFSPLEGITEEHFYKQFDLNVLGLLLTSQQAVKSFGEEGGSIVNISSIVSTLTPANSLVYNATKAAVDAITKSLAKELGSRNIRVNSINPGMVETEGARTAGITESEGRRQVEAITPLGRIGQPQDIAPAVVFLASSDSAWITGETLYITGGLY